Genomic segment of Vanacampus margaritifer isolate UIUO_Vmar chromosome 13, RoL_Vmar_1.0, whole genome shotgun sequence:
AGACTCTTTGATTCCACAACACAATAATTACTCTATATGAACATTTGTCTTCCACATTTGTtaatgtaatgtatttattgCATCAACCTTCTAATGGTATACACGTAGTTACAACCGGAATGGACAAAATTTATGTTTCTAATGAATGTAATGTACTTATTGTACAAATGTATTCTCCTACATCAACATATAACTACACATAATAAGATGTTGCTAATTATCTTTATTCAATGAAACAAATTAGCCAAATTGTTTCAATTAATTCTTTGCTTGATTGTCCCAACAgtggcatcacagttgcacgAGGGGATGTTTCTTCCTGGAAGAGGATGGAACCATCAGCTCAATTCAGTACCAGCTGCACTTGCCAGAGACTTCCAGTGTTAACTTAAGCATCCAGCCTATTAGCATCAACCAAAGAGCTGGTACGAATACTGTTTCATTAGTCACAATGTGTGCCTTACAATGTCAATGGACTACATATGGTGCAGTATTAACCTGTAAACCATCTCCCATTACATTGATATGTGGACTTTCTACTTTTTAACCACAGAAAATTCCCTGACTCAAGTTTCTTGCTCATTTTCATGTCTAGTGTGTCAAAAAGTGTATAAAGTGACGAACTgacacaaatgaaaacataaaatgctaaaaaaaaagcaccgttTGTGGCAGTACAAGGCCATTGTTATTTATAGTATGTAAGAATTTTAAGTGCAATTCAATCCCAAATCAACTTTTTTAAgatgataaactgtataaacggGTGTCTAATAATGCTGGCTGCATTTCCTGGTCATTATCTAggcattttagtgcatgtttatTGAAAGCTTGAATCTGGGGCAAAAAACGTCTGTGTGGCGCCATCTTTAGGTTAAACACTGGGGTAAACACaattttggctgtttgtcctctggATGAATGCGTCACTTTGTGAATCTGACATAGTTGCTCTGCCACTGTGGTGTACCTTGTACAAGCCtcaacggtcctccaggcaatGCCCCATTTGAGCGccattttcaaatattagtgaggggtggagcaaaaTTCTGGTAGGGGGTTAAGTTGCACTTTAAGAAATAATTTTGGTCATtatcaagtttttttctttcctttggaaAATGTCTCGATCAGCTCTTAAATTCAACTCTAATGAgccgtttttgttttcattgacaTTTTGGTCCCAACAAATGtacctttagttttgctaggcatttaaaatgaacaggaaaCCGAAGAAACAAGGGGTCGCTTCATTAACCAAATATAGCTGTAACTGTACACTGCCCTCCATAATTATTGGCACCCCTGGTTAAGATATATTCTTTAGCTTCTAatgaattaatgttttctctAAATAGTGTTAACATTTCTATCTCTTCTGCTTTGTTGTTAAGACAAGCAGTCCCCCTGGATGAACGTGGACACCACACTTTTTGTGATGTTAGCTGGTGATACTGAAGAAGAGTCAACACTCATGTGTTTCACTGGTGCAAAGGACAAAAAAGTAGGTTGACATTGGGTCATTTCATATTCACGTAAAATGTAAATCATTCCCGACTTAGTTCTTGTGTGTTGATGAtacaggcagtttttttttttaatatttcagcCTCTGTGTTTGTGAAGAAAAAGGTCAACGAGCATAAGTCAACAATTGTCTGCACTAACACAAGAGTAAAAGAAATACATAATTTTTCTACTTATTCCACATCCTTTTCGATGCGCTTGTTCGAGCGGTTTACTAAGTTGTGAATTCCTTCTGAGATGGCTGGTCATACAaccatcagggatgtgatttttccgctaattcgcggaattccgctttttttatctccccccaaaaaaaaaaattcgatttttttttttttttagtagttcattgtgtatgcacatgactccgacagataacatctactgctataacaaagacatttgtggtatgctctaatatgagttacttttcatttggtcatgatacaattatttgttcatgaaatttgaactcttcaacattatttatgtgttaacttagtaatcacattagttagatatgatgatattctcagtgatagtttttaaaagcaaaggcagtccaatgtttttgaatgtgactgattttgagttgactaaaactgccattttatatgggatagttcaatatacattgaaaatttatgctgttgttttgtctatttctttgtcatgtgagtgcattgaaagtacttaaaaacacggaaaacccatgagctcctggacctagctgggtgccaggggcccccagacccccggctaaattttcagataatttcactttggtcaaatcacatccctgaaccATTTATCCACCACTTTGTGCACTGCTTCATTTTAAAGGAAAGGTTTTCAAGCCATGACTAATCTGCAGTGTGCTAAATCATCGATGGTAATGTGCATGTTAAATTGTGCTAGGAGCGGCCATTTTTATCAGATGAAACCAACATGTGTAAAAATCAATCGAACAAGTAGATCTGCTGATCGTGATTATGTGACAGCCAAAAACAAAAGCGAGTGTGTGCTGTAGAGCAAcgtgcaggattttttttattcaccctCATGCGTTCTAATCTTGAAAACATCTTCGTAATAATTTACTTTGATTTATCCTACTTCCTCATGGGAAGGCGTGTTGGTCTTCAAAGTAGTCTCCCCACCAATTTGAAACGTCCTGAGTCAAGGTCAGCAGCACTTTTTCAATGGCCACACTGTACTCCTCCATATGCCACGGCGACCGCCAAGGCTGCTGTCTCCTTGGCCAGCCGTTATCAATCAGCTACTTCTGAAGTGCCACAGGCCACAAAAGCCTGATAAGACTCCTTCTTAAGCCTGTTGGCATCCCTCACTGCCGGTGTCTGCCAACAGGTTCAGCGATTGCTGCCACAACAGGCACTGACCTAgtaatggacaaatgaagcttcatgaagcacttgcgatatttgttgactcctctagatgacaCTCATGGTTTAAATATGCTAGTGAAATGGAAATTGCTtaaattttcattgcactagcctttatctttaaactaaGAGCACCatagaggagtcaaaaatatcacaagtgcttaatttgtccatcactagacCACTTTAAGGCCACAGCTCCAGAAGGCCATCTCATTACTGGAGGCGGAACATGATCAATATCCCACACCTCCCCTGGGACGTTtgccgagttttttttttttatccatccatccatccatccattttcttaaccgcttgtcctcacaagggtcgcggggggcgctggagcctatcacaggaaggccgaagcccggactcgatctcacgtcctctgcactgggaggcggacgtgctaacaagtcagccactgtgccgccctgttttttttattttaattattattataattattaacaacaaaaacaaaaaaaatcaagcagaaCATAACATAAAGGGACCGCCTTGTGCAGTTCTGCACAAATAGCAGTTTGTGAGATTCTCTAACTTGTAACGAGCTCAGTCCAAACCAAAAGTCATATCAAATACTAATAGACAACTATTCACTCTATTGAGTGTtcatttaagcatatgtttGGAATTAAAAGGAATCCAGAATGTCTTGAGAAAAAGTACCTGTAGAAGCTATAAACGCCACGCAGAATGGTCCAAGCCTGGATACAAACTGGGATCCTTTAGAATGTGACAATTTCCGTTAAATACAATATAGCAGTAGCAGTCTTTGTCAGCCCATTTCATTGTGTGGcatgtaaaaatgtgatttacagAAGTACATTTGGAGAGGTGAACTGAAAGCTGGGACGTACTACCTACTGCCTTTCTCCAGTGGCTGCAGATTAAAgaaaaggagcagaaagaaTGTCTCtaaaaaatccataaaactTGTCTACAAGACAGACAGCGGAGAACTCGACCTCACCAGTGATTTTCGGTAAGTGTGTTTGCTTGTTTATTAAGATTGTGAACTTTGTAGTATGTAGTAGTACTTTGAAGTATTCAGACTCCATATAAATGAGTAACGGTATCTGGTTTAATACAGTAGTTAGTATTTGTGAAACAATTGTATTGCATGTGTACTTTAATTATTGATgtcttagttgttttttgttgtttgactGCTTCAATGCTGCCTctgcaaattatttaaaaaatacagcatCAGTAGTGCAGTAATGCCATAATGTGTCACAGGGAGGCACTATCGGAGATCTTTGACATGATAGACCTGGATGGGAATGGTTTGCTCAGTCTTGAGGAATACAACTTCTTGGAGCTGATGATCAGCGGAGAGGAGTGCAAGATGGGGATGTGGGCCATCTGCAAAGGTACAACTAGTTAAAATCACTTATTCATAATGTTCATATAAGggtatatttgtatattgtgTCAAGTATATATGGGGAAGAGTCTGATAAATTGAACTTCCTTTAGATGTTGCACTGACAAACCATATTCCCACGATGATAAACATCACAATTAATATGCCCACTAGACTgcattaacaaacaaacaaatcacacTTTGACACTCATGTTCACACGGcatcaaataaatcatttgtttgatcttcaataataataagtaacaCTGAAAGTcaaataatgtactgtattttataaccacacatttgacttgggctaaaaaaaataactcacccTGCTTTTTTATTCAGATTCAGAGGCAAGATAATGATTTTCCATCTTAATGCAGTGATGTTGCATTTTTAATCTCAGACTCAGAATAATCTTTGCCAAATGAACAAATTAACTGCAAATATGCAAGTGAAGTCTTTAAGAATGTCATATTTCTCTGCAGTTTAACAGTTTGTATGGTTAAGTTGCAAATTGTTGCACAGTAATAGTGTGAATACTCTCTCTAAACTCTCTATTTTGTGTCCACAGAGAATTTTGACATGAGAGAGAACCAGCTGACAAAACAGGGCTTCATGGAGCTCAATCTGATGGTGGCAACAGAAAAAGATGGAGACGCTGATGACCTGTGGACCCTCGTCGAAACCGTGGGCTACAACCGTATGCTGGAGCTAGTCGAGGttcttattcatttaaaaaaatgtacatgaatGACATTTGCAGGCTTTTCTTTCCTAAAAGGAAATCCTATGTCATCAGGCTTGCCCATTCCAGATAGACATACATTGTGAGAGCACACAGCCATCGATTCAGCCTCTCAGACTGGAATCTGGGTCCAAAATTCTGAACCAGGCCGTGCAGAAATCGATCACTTTAGAGGGAGCAGCCACACAACTAAAAGGACAGGACAATGTGCTCATCTACACCTACAGGGGAGAACACAGGATATCCTCCCTCATCGTCAACAAGGTAGATGACAAATAtttgcgggtgtgtgtgtgcatatgtgcgtgcgtgtgagtgtgcgcTCATTAaatcacctaaaacctattaaaaatcccataccgttcacctaaaccgaatacttcagaatccagctagtcgtgaaattgtcaggagacccgaggaaggatcaaagaaagaaaaaaagaaaagtgaaatccagcaccgaccagacatcacctactacccgcCGGGCTACCAACCAGAatttttcaccaaccccagaagtatataaattccaacaaattagggagacctcaagagaccaaaggaaacactgaggaaaggaaggaaggatagatgaagcagagtgagatccacagacatcagcctccactgattcaacgaccagaggaagaagcagattgtgtttgaatttcggtagatgctggtgtggtggatctggcatgcacgaaaacctccaccaaagaggggagccgttgacccccaggacagagcaagcacaaccccccagagccccccagggccccccaggctgcggcagcgccaaggcacaaccccagGGACCCGCAGgtgccaccggccggagagcaatcccaggagccaggagcgccccccaccccaatacGGCCCgcaccccaagcccaacgcagcagaacggggcacggcaggcccaccggGCACCCCAACGGATTTATCCCAATGGTGATTTtcccggggtggtggtttgcacagctgcacattgatgacgacgtgTCTCGAACCAATCATTGTCCAAAGTAATTATGTCACGTTTTGGAActtggctactttttttttttaaccacgaAGGAGCAGGTACCCGAAAAAgtgagtagagtagagtagagccgGGTAGATTTGTTGGTGGAGACGGGGCTTTTGCagagtacagtacagtgtagagtagagtagagtagagtagataccaacggtggaaacgaggctttaGAGTATTTCTACTACAGCCAGTACAGGGAATTACCCttcttaaaatgtatatttattggTAATTCTAATGGACAGCAGAGGCAGGGCTTCGCTTCTTTTTCCTAGGAGCACATTGGCTCCTATCCTAAACTTTTACTGGCGCAATTTGGCTTGCAGAGTAAATATTCACTCTCACTTTCACTATACTACTGATAAATGGGCTGAAGTGTGGAGCAGACATttgaaatcaacaaaaaaaaatcaagaatagaatttttttttataatgcatTATTCATTTGCTCCATATAAATGTGTTAAAGGTGCCATGCcttaggttttttttcttgtataatCTTTGATATCCTTTCATGGGGTTTGCAAAAAAATTTGGGTTCAAAGAACACACAACCACATACACCCACATTGGTCAGTACCGTCTTGCAGCTGCGAGTTTATGCGGCATCACCATGGAGGAGtacaggtgattaaaaaaaattaaatatctgGGTAATATAGCGTAAATTGAGAAGCAGCTGGGGAATGCTTCATTCACACTGCTCAGTCCCCCTCACAGTGCTTGCTGCGTGGACTTGAGGTCGCCGGTTGTCACCATGGAAATGGAATAATTGTCCTCCAGTGGGACTGGGCCGTTGGCGGAATTGTGGCCGACCGCAGCACACCCTAATGTGGCCACTACTATGTACACTATTAGTGACTAACAACaaactattaaaatatatttatgcatTATTAATCTGGGGTTTTGTTTTGCATGATAAAATTGTCAATTGTCATCGAGTGATgggagtttttgttgttgttgctgcagtCCAACCAGAAAGTGACTGTTCGTGTCAACAACAAGCACAACAGCAACTGCTGCAGCAGTCGAGGCCTGAATGTGTTTGCTGTTGAGGTGCCAGCCAGAACTAAGATGGTAGGACATTTTCTATTCTGATTATTAACTCATCAACGATGAATCGCACACAACTAAAAATCACTTTAAGAATTCTGAGGTTGGTGGTGGGTTTGGATGTCTACTGGATGTTGACAATGTGCTGTCCACTAGGTGTGTCAACATTGTCTGCCCGTCAGTGAAAAACGGGACTGGACCTACAACTGTGTGGAAACTATACTGCCCTCGAAATAGAGCTGCTCTTCTATGCTTGTGACACCCAAGAGTTTGTTGAAACACTTAAGatgattgcaaaaaaatgaataggcTGTGTTAAATATGATGCTTACTGTGAGGAATCTTGTATTTAGAGCCTTATACTGTAGGTTCCTTCCTATGTCTGGTGCCTTTTAAAattggcaacagagtataactCCTGTATATAGATGTCACCATTCCTATCTGAttatgcatttgctttatttggggatactatatatattgcaccatcTGAACTTTACTTGCCCTTGCCCTTTTCAGCTGAGTGTTGACCTTCTATTTATATCTTACAGACCGTTCTTTGCCCTTTGACTTTATTTGCTGAAACAGtagagctagctaactaaatgTCATTTGGCATATGAGATGCATTTTATGCCACTGTCTGCTTTTCCTTTTCCAACAGACTTGGTTTACCACCTGAGATGTTGGTCCATATTATGTGTTGCTGTAAATACTGTAATccatgcttcatttttttttttatgttttgactgatctgttttcttctttgaaaaGAATCAAATCACAAATAGAATGTTTGTCATTTGTTGATAAAATAACACCACACTTCCCAATTCCATTTAGtcttgatttttaattttcataaagATGAGAGGTCAACCTTATTTCATGTATCACACTCTGCAGACAAGTGATATAACAAGACTGATGTCCAACGTTGCTCTGTTTATGATGAACAAACACACAATGATGCAACAGGCAAACCGTAATGGCCTCAGGCCTATTTCTCAACATTCCATCCACTCACAGTGCAGAGTGGTTTAGGATATATTTTGGAACGGCTTACAACATTTACAcaattaataatatttataaacatgtaaaaaaatagtaaacatGTTCCTATTTACTTTCTATTTATGATAACTTagtaattttttgtttgtttatgtgctACATATTCATTGACTTGACCCGCTTTACAACCCGGAATTGTAGTTTCCACCTTCATTGTGCTCTTGCAGATTGTAAATGCCAAATGAGGAAATATACTTATGACTATAACTGATCACTATATCACACAATATCAATGTATATCATAGCTATATGTCCTTAAGGAAAGGTTATGTAAGGTTACAAATTTGCAGAATACCTTAAAACATTGTTCTTTCATTGCTATCAAAATCCAgtggcattttctttttttttttatgaatacttAGCATTAAAAATAGACTAACATACAGCAATAGTAATAGTGTAAATGCTTGTCTTTACCAGCATTCACAcaatcttgttgttttttttaaagctagaaTTGCATTGGCATGAAGGTTGTACTTGCAACAAATCTTGTCATAAAAGTACTAGTGTTAGTGTGACTACTTGAAAGCAGTAATTTGATATTGTCACTAATATTCTGGATGCACATTAGAATTACAGTTATTACATATTTGTGATGGGCTACCTACACTCCTTTAATCCGTCACACCAAGCATTTACCTGATCAAGAGTCCTGTAATATTAGTTGCATTACTTTGCAAATGTTCCAATTAAAATTGTTTAAGAGTATTTATTCATGTGTattaaatttcaattaatttgtctaattaaattatttagtgtaaattataaaaatacagtttttgtattattattattgcattggTTAGTTAATATACATACATTAAACACGTGAATGTGAAGATCTTTAATGTCAGGCAGTATTCAACCTGGAAAGCCAAGTAAGTAACTTCAGTCTCTCATTCCTTGCCCTTTAAACCGAGGAGGTGGGTGTTGTCCAACGTGTACGTGTGGAACCCTCCCGCCTCCCATGCCACCGCAGGCTCTCCCATTCCCCTAGACAGCGGATCACACAGGACCATTGAAGGTGCTCTGCCGGGTGGGCTTGTCAAAATGGTGAAAATAACGGAGGTGAAGACCAAGCCGTATACGGACCAGAAACCCGGAACCAGCGGCCTGAGGAAGAGGGTGACCGTGTTCCAGCAGAATCAGCACTATGCGGAGAACTTCATCCAGAGCATTATCTCTGTCATCGAACCAGCTGAGCGCCAGGCAGCCACTCTGGTGGTAGGAGGCGACGGCAGGTTCTTCATGAAAGACGCCATTCAGCTCATCGTGCAGATTGCAGCCGCGAACGGGGTCAGTGGGAGAAAAACAAACTGCACAGACGAGCTAATGTTACCCTCCAGCTAGCAACCCGGGCTAACAGTCAAGTTTCATTTGAATTAGAAAGAAATATGTGAATGTCGGAACTTTTACACGACATTGTAAAGTTTtgcaacaacatatttttttgctaacAGCTGACAGCTGCATTTAACCACGCAAGCAATGCACTGCAGCTTGGTTTGTGCGAATAAGCCTGTCAGCTAGCGTTACATTCTATTGCTGCTGTACTACGCACTGTTACTTGCCAGGCTTTCAAATTGGGTTCACATCTTGCAAGCATGTGTGAATATGGTTATCTTCTCGCTCAGACAGCAAG
This window contains:
- the efcab7 gene encoding EF-hand calcium-binding domain-containing protein 7, with product MSYLVSPEAPDEEETFYMQCRAAFLSVFRSSLTNISSKQELCRVLQLAGRNPSQATLDKYWNPGTTHMNFDDFCDILKREWKSDNNELMGIFQTLDANGDGYITHSKVQQLLTTDGDKMTPEEVKAIFSLGDINQDDKFNYAEFCRQLVSTTEKCQTASLVKLQSDAKLKRQNFGSHTDSPPKPSMTSATPSQPPETTWSDPDITLRKDSRPSSRPSSALSRRSSLSNSVAATSSISKWHHSCTRGCFFLEEDGTISSIQYQLHLPETSSVNLSIQPISINQRADKQSPWMNVDTTLFVMLAGDTEEESTLMCFTGAKDKKKYIWRGELKAGTYYLLPFSSGCRLKKRSRKNVSKKSIKLVYKTDSGELDLTSDFREALSEIFDMIDLDGNGLLSLEEYNFLELMISGEECKMGMWAICKENFDMRENQLTKQGFMELNLMVATEKDGDADDLWTLVETVGYNRMLELVEACPFQIDIHCESTQPSIQPLRLESGSKILNQAVQKSITLEGAATQLKGQDNVLIYTYRGEHRISSLIVNKSNQKVTVRVNNKHNSNCCSSRGLNVFAVEVPARTKMVCQHCLPVSEKRDWTYNCVETILPSK